A window from Aquiluna borgnonia encodes these proteins:
- the mraY gene encoding phospho-N-acetylmuramoyl-pentapeptide-transferase — MRALLAAGAIAMFISLFATPGFIWLFKNLQWGQFIRDDGPKAHHTKRGTPTMGGIVILTAATVGYFVSKLINGENPSMSALLVIFMMLGLGLVGFIDDYIKVRNQRSLGLTGWAKIAGQVVVAVIFAVLALGFPDEDGLTPASTAISLFRDLPIDLFIWGSVIGMGLFIAWISLLVTSASNGVNIADGLDGLASGSAIMAIGAYVVIGFWQFNQSCSTVTENLASCYNVRDPLDVAVVAAAIVGACVGFLWWNTSPAQIFMGDVGSLGLGGALAALAIVSRTELLLVLIGGIFVIVTGSVVIQRTYFKLTKWRTGTGKRVFLMSPLHHHFELKGWAEVTVVVRFWIIAALSVVSGIGLFYVEWIYGI; from the coding sequence ATGAGAGCTCTGCTCGCAGCTGGCGCCATAGCCATGTTCATCTCACTCTTTGCCACCCCGGGTTTCATTTGGCTCTTCAAAAACCTGCAGTGGGGTCAATTCATCCGTGACGACGGCCCCAAGGCTCACCACACCAAACGGGGCACTCCAACCATGGGTGGAATAGTAATTTTGACCGCTGCAACCGTCGGATACTTTGTCTCAAAGCTGATAAACGGGGAGAACCCATCCATGTCAGCCCTGCTGGTTATTTTCATGATGCTCGGCCTTGGGCTGGTTGGGTTTATTGATGATTACATCAAGGTCCGCAATCAAAGAAGCCTCGGGCTGACCGGTTGGGCAAAGATTGCAGGGCAGGTCGTGGTTGCTGTCATTTTTGCCGTCCTGGCTTTGGGTTTTCCAGACGAAGACGGGCTCACTCCAGCATCTACCGCGATTTCACTTTTCCGTGATTTACCGATTGATCTCTTCATCTGGGGTTCGGTAATTGGCATGGGGCTGTTCATAGCGTGGATATCGCTTTTGGTAACAAGCGCCTCAAACGGTGTGAACATCGCTGATGGCCTAGACGGCTTGGCCTCCGGCTCGGCGATAATGGCCATCGGTGCATACGTGGTGATCGGGTTTTGGCAGTTCAACCAAAGTTGCTCCACCGTTACTGAGAACTTAGCTTCCTGCTACAACGTCAGGGACCCGCTGGATGTGGCAGTTGTCGCCGCCGCGATTGTTGGCGCATGTGTCGGGTTCCTCTGGTGGAACACCTCTCCGGCTCAAATCTTCATGGGCGATGTCGGGTCTCTGGGCCTTGGCGGCGCCCTTGCCGCCCTGGCGATTGTGTCTCGAACCGAGCTGCTTTTGGTTCTAATCGGCGGGATCTTTGTCATTGTCACCGGTTCTGTGGTGATCCAGCGCACCTATTTCAAGCTAACCAAGTGGCGCACTGGGACAGGAAAACGGGTGTTCCTGATGTCCCCGTTGCACCACCATTTTGAACTCAAGGGCTGGGCTGAGGTGACCGTTGTGGTTCGCTTCTGGATCATCGCCGCACTAAGCGTGGTTTCTGGAATCGGGCTGTTCTACGTGGAGTGGATCTACGGAATATGA
- a CDS encoding FtsQ-type POTRA domain-containing protein, with protein MKKPERELLGREVKRIKAVRNRDQKTKRKLSGFAIWARILAVGGPVILMSVVVATFVTPMLAIEQIRVVGNERIKASAVMGAMEELVGKPLTTVSQDQVAQLLSDFPLIETFALQAEPPHTLTVKVRERQPVVTLLRGGKNYLYDAAGVKISEAAAGDSYPYMRLAGDPTKDPKFETAVEVLLSLPVNTYKQVFSIEVSEQKTTRLVLKKTDIKVIWGNTEKALLKSEVLQSLIATGLKNNVTIDVSSPNAPVVTYPNY; from the coding sequence TTGAAAAAGCCAGAGCGCGAACTTTTAGGTCGCGAGGTAAAGCGGATCAAGGCAGTTCGCAACCGAGACCAGAAAACCAAGCGCAAACTTTCGGGATTTGCCATCTGGGCTCGAATCCTCGCTGTTGGGGGCCCCGTGATTTTGATGTCGGTTGTGGTCGCTACCTTCGTGACGCCCATGCTGGCGATTGAGCAAATTCGAGTTGTGGGCAATGAACGCATAAAAGCCTCGGCCGTAATGGGTGCCATGGAGGAGCTGGTTGGAAAACCGCTGACCACAGTGAGCCAGGACCAGGTTGCTCAATTACTCTCGGACTTTCCACTGATTGAAACCTTCGCTTTACAGGCCGAACCCCCGCACACCCTGACGGTCAAGGTCAGGGAGCGGCAGCCGGTGGTTACCCTGCTGCGCGGTGGCAAGAATTATCTTTACGACGCAGCCGGGGTGAAGATCTCTGAAGCTGCAGCCGGGGATTCTTACCCGTACATGCGGCTCGCAGGGGACCCAACCAAAGACCCCAAGTTTGAGACCGCTGTCGAGGTGCTGCTGTCACTGCCAGTAAACACCTACAAGCAGGTGTTTTCCATCGAGGTCTCGGAGCAGAAAACCACCAGGCTGGTGCTAAAAAAGACAGACATCAAGGTAATTTGGGGCAACACTGAAAAGGCGCTGTTGAAATCTGAGGTGCTTCAGTCGCTTATTGCCACCGGTTTGAAAAACAACGTCACCATCGACGTCTCTTCGCCAAATGCTCCCGTGGTCACCTATCCAAATTACTAA
- a CDS encoding UDP-N-acetylmuramoyl-tripeptide--D-alanyl-D-alanine ligase encodes MIELSLAEIATAVNGRIVSGNPEDVVSGVCDTDSRNIGVGDVFFAKLGEHDDGHRYLPDAVTRGAALAIVSTPRADAAIAQIQVEDTVLALRDLAAEVLRRVRAIGDLQVIGITGSNGKTSTKNMLAAILSRVGKTVAPRDSFNNEVGLPITVLRLEPDTRYLVLEMGAAGIGSIEKLASWCKPEIGIELKVGLAHAGAFGSVDITAQIKRELMPHITKVAILNADDPIVSKFEPSPGVNKVTFGFDNGADFEIGRVTLSLAGTDIEMKFPDGDAQLLRLKILGEHQAMNAAAALAAAEQLGVPRTISMRALSDMELAERWRMQLIQRPDGVFVINDAYNASPDSMRAALQTLATIGRQGHRTIAVLGQMAELGPYGNELHDQLGRLVVRYNIDQLYVVGDEAKLIHMGAMQEGSWDGESHFSQTVSEAFEVIAGKLVAGDVVLVKSSNVAGLRFLGDELAGLK; translated from the coding sequence GTGATTGAACTTTCACTGGCTGAGATAGCCACGGCTGTAAACGGCAGGATTGTTTCGGGCAATCCCGAAGATGTGGTGAGTGGTGTCTGCGACACAGATTCCAGGAACATCGGTGTCGGAGATGTCTTTTTTGCCAAGCTGGGGGAGCACGATGACGGGCATCGCTACCTGCCCGATGCTGTGACTCGTGGCGCTGCCCTTGCGATTGTTTCAACTCCCAGAGCGGATGCCGCCATAGCTCAAATCCAGGTTGAGGACACGGTTCTGGCCCTGCGGGACTTGGCTGCCGAGGTGCTAAGGCGAGTCAGGGCAATTGGTGACCTCCAGGTAATTGGAATCACCGGATCAAACGGCAAGACATCAACCAAAAACATGCTGGCGGCAATTTTGAGTCGGGTTGGCAAGACTGTTGCCCCTCGGGATTCCTTCAACAATGAGGTTGGGCTGCCAATAACAGTTTTGAGATTGGAACCTGACACCAGGTACTTGGTCCTGGAAATGGGGGCCGCCGGTATCGGGTCAATTGAGAAACTGGCCTCCTGGTGCAAGCCGGAAATAGGAATCGAACTAAAGGTAGGTCTCGCCCACGCGGGAGCTTTTGGCTCGGTTGACATAACCGCGCAGATTAAACGCGAGCTAATGCCGCACATCACCAAAGTGGCGATCTTGAACGCCGATGACCCAATCGTTTCTAAGTTTGAGCCAAGCCCCGGTGTAAACAAAGTGACGTTTGGCTTTGACAATGGGGCAGACTTCGAGATCGGGAGAGTGACCTTGTCGCTGGCCGGCACCGACATCGAAATGAAGTTCCCCGATGGAGACGCCCAATTGCTTCGCCTGAAGATTTTGGGCGAGCACCAGGCAATGAATGCAGCTGCAGCTTTAGCGGCAGCGGAGCAGCTGGGGGTCCCACGAACAATTTCCATGCGGGCACTAAGTGACATGGAGCTCGCAGAGCGCTGGAGGATGCAGCTGATTCAGCGCCCAGATGGCGTCTTTGTCATCAACGATGCCTACAACGCTTCCCCGGATTCGATGCGGGCCGCTCTTCAGACACTTGCCACGATTGGGCGACAGGGCCACCGAACAATCGCAGTGCTGGGTCAAATGGCCGAGCTCGGACCATACGGCAATGAGCTTCACGATCAGCTGGGGAGACTGGTGGTCCGCTACAACATTGACCAGCTATACGTGGTGGGTGATGAAGCCAAGCTAATCCACATGGGAGCGATGCAGGAGGGCAGCTGGGACGGGGAATCTCATTTTTCTCAGACTGTCAGCGAAGCATTTGAGGTCATTGCTGGCAAGCTAGTCGCCGGCGACGTGGTGCTGGTTAAATCCAGCAACGTGGCTGGATTGCGATTTTTAGGTGATGAATTGGCAGGATTGAAATGA
- a CDS encoding YggS family pyridoxal phosphate-dependent enzyme, with product MIDLPTRYEQVLAKMASACSVSGRSTSEVELIVITKNHPVTLVEQLVDLGHRQFGENRDQEAKPKAFELSASRPDSNPTWHFVGQLQSNKVKSVLQYANVIHSVDRPSLVAELAKQLPKLDRQISGFIELNLTSDPGRGGVLPENLEALASAVLQLENFELLGLMAVAGLGVDPRIDFDRALNSQQILLQVAPQARFLSMGMSEDFEIAIEMGATHIRVGSAITGPRVPTA from the coding sequence TTGATAGATCTCCCAACCCGTTACGAGCAGGTGCTGGCCAAAATGGCCAGTGCCTGTTCGGTTTCTGGGAGAAGTACCAGTGAAGTTGAGCTCATCGTTATCACCAAAAATCATCCGGTCACCCTGGTTGAGCAGCTGGTAGATCTCGGGCACAGGCAATTTGGAGAAAATCGAGATCAAGAAGCAAAACCCAAGGCGTTTGAACTAAGTGCTTCGCGCCCAGATTCCAATCCAACCTGGCATTTTGTTGGTCAGCTGCAGAGCAATAAAGTGAAATCGGTTTTGCAGTACGCGAATGTAATCCATTCAGTTGACAGGCCATCTTTGGTCGCGGAGCTTGCAAAGCAGCTTCCCAAACTGGACCGGCAAATTTCTGGTTTTATCGAGCTGAATCTCACCTCCGATCCTGGCCGAGGGGGAGTGCTCCCGGAGAATTTAGAGGCTTTGGCGTCCGCGGTCTTGCAGCTTGAGAACTTTGAGCTACTCGGCCTAATGGCAGTGGCTGGGCTTGGGGTTGATCCAAGGATTGATTTCGATAGAGCGTTGAATTCCCAACAGATACTGCTGCAAGTCGCTCCCCAAGCGCGATTTCTTTCGATGGGAATGAGTGAGGACTTCGAAATTGCCATTGAAATGGGAGCGACACACATTCGCGTTGGCTCTGCAATAACGGGTCCTAGAGTCCCAACCGCTTAG
- a CDS encoding FtsW/RodA/SpoVE family cell cycle protein has product MTTLKTALAPRLHAQSKLFFWLLGLTLFIVAIGLVMVASASAVDAFKTTSNAGSTFFRQGGFALIGLVGMLVASNIPMEVYRRAAQLFLYVSLGAQVATVIFGQDINGNRNWLDLGPFSIQPSEFLKLALVIFVALQLSQLDDRDPFYNRQIWTRVAGFSAISIGLVAVAGRDMGTGIVMVIMMMGVVLFAGLNPGIWAGLAAGGAVLGAVLVMSSSSRRIRFDAWLNPDAADPMGVRWQFEHGTWALASGGLFGTGLGRSKLKWSWIPEVENDFIFAIIGEELGLIGALMVVLLFFTMGMVLFAIAQAQTSSFNRNIVIGVMLWIVMQGFINMGVVVGLFPVLGVPLPLISAGGSSLIATLGAIGVVLAVERDRVANLGRRR; this is encoded by the coding sequence ATGACAACGTTGAAAACCGCCCTTGCCCCAAGGCTTCACGCTCAATCCAAGCTATTTTTCTGGCTCCTGGGGCTAACCCTGTTCATCGTGGCCATTGGTCTGGTGATGGTTGCTAGTGCTTCGGCGGTGGACGCCTTCAAGACGACTTCAAATGCCGGTAGTACTTTCTTCCGTCAGGGTGGATTTGCCCTGATTGGGCTTGTGGGCATGTTGGTGGCATCCAACATCCCCATGGAGGTTTACCGGCGTGCTGCCCAACTGTTTTTGTATGTTTCACTCGGCGCTCAGGTGGCGACGGTTATTTTTGGTCAGGACATCAATGGAAACCGAAACTGGCTTGACCTTGGTCCGTTTTCGATTCAGCCCTCTGAGTTTCTAAAACTCGCGCTAGTCATTTTTGTCGCACTGCAGCTTTCTCAGCTGGATGATCGAGATCCGTTTTACAACAGGCAAATTTGGACCAGGGTTGCTGGCTTCTCAGCCATCTCAATCGGATTGGTGGCTGTTGCCGGACGCGACATGGGTACCGGAATTGTCATGGTCATCATGATGATGGGTGTAGTGCTGTTTGCTGGATTGAATCCGGGCATTTGGGCTGGACTAGCCGCCGGTGGTGCCGTGCTGGGTGCTGTTCTGGTGATGAGTTCGTCATCGCGAAGAATTCGATTTGATGCCTGGCTAAACCCAGATGCAGCGGACCCGATGGGGGTGCGCTGGCAATTTGAACACGGAACTTGGGCTCTTGCGTCGGGGGGGCTATTCGGAACCGGACTTGGGCGGTCAAAGCTCAAGTGGAGCTGGATCCCAGAGGTTGAAAATGACTTTATTTTTGCCATCATTGGCGAGGAGCTGGGCCTGATTGGCGCGCTGATGGTGGTGCTGCTGTTTTTCACCATGGGTATGGTGCTCTTTGCCATCGCACAGGCTCAGACCAGCTCATTCAATAGAAACATCGTGATCGGTGTGATGTTGTGGATCGTGATGCAGGGCTTTATCAACATGGGCGTTGTGGTGGGGCTGTTCCCTGTGCTCGGTGTCCCGCTGCCATTGATTTCTGCCGGTGGGTCCTCGCTGATCGCTACCCTGGGCGCAATCGGAGTGGTGCTTGCTGTGGAGCGTGACCGAGTAGCTAACCTGGGCAGAAGGCGATGA
- the ftsZ gene encoding cell division protein FtsZ yields MAQSPNYQAVIKVVGVGGGGVNALNRMVQSGLRGVEFVAINTDAQALLMSDADVKLDIGRDITRGLGAGADPEVGRRAAEEHESEIESALKGADMVFVTAGEGGGTGTGGAPVVARIAKRLGALTVGVVTRPFNFEGKRRAVQAEEGIRALRAEVDTLIVVPNQRLLEMSNKKISALEAFITADDVLRAGVQGISDLIVIPGLINLDFNDVKSVMQGAGSALMGIGTAKGEDRAVRAAEIAVSSPLLEATIEGAHGVLLLVQGASDLGLHEIDDAARLVQEAVHPEANIIFGATIEDTLGDEVRITVIAAGFDGGEPTYRKFEAPAAATLPAEAAPHNALVPAESADGLVEDLALPSSSELLDQELVSAKPTSQSGSFGDDLDLPEFFR; encoded by the coding sequence GTGGCGCAGTCACCTAACTATCAGGCAGTAATCAAGGTTGTTGGCGTGGGTGGCGGTGGCGTTAATGCGCTTAACCGCATGGTGCAGTCCGGGTTGCGCGGGGTGGAGTTTGTCGCGATCAACACCGATGCTCAGGCGCTTCTAATGAGCGATGCGGACGTGAAGTTGGACATCGGCCGCGACATCACCCGCGGGCTGGGAGCCGGAGCAGACCCAGAGGTTGGTCGTCGCGCTGCCGAGGAGCACGAGTCTGAGATTGAGTCAGCACTGAAGGGTGCCGACATGGTTTTCGTCACCGCCGGTGAGGGCGGTGGCACCGGTACCGGTGGAGCACCGGTTGTGGCCAGAATTGCTAAGCGCCTTGGAGCGCTGACCGTGGGCGTGGTCACTCGTCCATTCAATTTTGAGGGTAAGCGTCGTGCGGTGCAGGCCGAAGAGGGTATTCGTGCGCTTCGCGCTGAAGTTGACACCTTGATTGTGGTTCCAAACCAGCGCCTACTTGAGATGTCCAACAAGAAGATTTCCGCACTGGAGGCTTTCATCACAGCCGATGACGTGCTGCGCGCCGGAGTCCAGGGAATTTCGGACCTGATTGTCATTCCAGGGCTAATCAACCTCGACTTCAACGATGTCAAGTCCGTAATGCAGGGTGCGGGAAGCGCCCTCATGGGTATCGGTACAGCCAAGGGTGAAGACCGTGCAGTGCGTGCCGCTGAAATCGCTGTTTCATCCCCGCTGCTCGAGGCAACAATCGAGGGTGCCCACGGCGTGCTGCTTCTGGTTCAGGGTGCTTCAGACCTTGGCCTTCACGAGATTGACGATGCAGCTCGTCTGGTCCAGGAGGCGGTCCACCCAGAGGCCAACATCATCTTTGGTGCCACCATTGAGGACACTCTCGGTGACGAGGTCAGAATTACTGTTATCGCCGCAGGTTTCGACGGTGGTGAGCCTACCTATCGCAAGTTTGAGGCCCCAGCAGCAGCTACTTTGCCAGCTGAGGCTGCCCCTCACAATGCGCTTGTCCCGGCTGAGTCGGCCGATGGCCTCGTTGAGGACCTGGCCCTGCCATCTTCTTCCGAGCTTCTAGACCAGGAGCTTGTCTCGGCCAAGCCGACAAGCCAGTCAGGAAGCTTTGGGGATGACCTAGACCTTCCTGAATTCTTCCGTTGA
- the murD gene encoding UDP-N-acetylmuramoyl-L-alanine--D-glutamate ligase — protein sequence MDLRNMISQRSWHDDWANLQVAVLGLGKSGFSVADTMVELGASVVVFAANADEHFRNLLDVIGAELVASDQPAQFTAAERSFDFAVVSPGFAPSHPLVKLLEEQGVELLTDIDLAFRLRDKTSKVAKWIAITGTNGKTTTTELTTHILNEAGYRAVACGNIGNPILDAVRDPDGFDFLVVELSSFQLHYMGSIQPLASAFLNLAPDHIDWHGSFDSYFADKSKVFENTEIAIVYNLEDSKTLEAAENADVIEGCRAIGFTTQIPPVAAIGFVEEFLVDRAFIDDRQKSAQEIATLDEIGQIGVVSKHLKSNVAAATALARAAGVESDQIRSALTSFKLAPHRIQLVARVSGVDFIDDSKATNAHAAAASLAAFDSVVWIVGGLLKGVDPKPLVQEFGSKLRGAVVIGKDTQILEALFAEVLPMLPVRVISGADVMIEAVEAAASLAQAGDTVLLAPAAASMDQFVDYADRGLKFQAEVRKLAGS from the coding sequence GTGGATCTACGGAATATGATTTCGCAGCGCAGCTGGCACGATGACTGGGCCAATCTGCAGGTGGCAGTTTTAGGCCTTGGAAAAAGCGGCTTCTCGGTTGCAGACACCATGGTTGAGCTTGGGGCCTCCGTAGTTGTTTTTGCTGCAAATGCCGATGAACACTTCCGCAACCTACTAGATGTCATTGGCGCGGAGCTGGTCGCCAGTGATCAGCCGGCACAGTTCACAGCAGCTGAGCGAAGTTTTGATTTTGCAGTCGTATCACCCGGCTTTGCACCCAGTCACCCTCTAGTGAAGCTGCTCGAAGAGCAGGGGGTCGAACTGCTAACTGACATTGACCTGGCTTTTCGCCTGAGGGACAAAACCTCCAAGGTTGCCAAGTGGATTGCTATTACCGGAACCAACGGAAAAACCACGACCACCGAGCTAACCACCCACATTCTCAACGAGGCCGGTTATCGAGCAGTTGCCTGCGGAAACATAGGTAATCCGATCCTTGATGCGGTGCGAGATCCTGACGGTTTTGATTTTCTGGTCGTTGAGCTGAGCAGTTTTCAGCTGCACTACATGGGCTCGATCCAGCCCCTAGCCAGCGCATTTCTCAACCTGGCTCCCGATCACATTGACTGGCATGGGTCGTTTGATAGCTACTTTGCAGATAAGTCAAAGGTCTTTGAGAACACCGAAATTGCCATCGTTTACAACCTGGAAGACTCAAAGACCCTTGAAGCGGCTGAAAATGCCGACGTGATTGAAGGCTGCAGAGCCATTGGCTTCACCACTCAGATTCCACCCGTGGCCGCAATCGGTTTTGTCGAGGAATTCTTGGTTGACCGTGCCTTTATTGACGATCGACAGAAAAGCGCTCAAGAGATTGCGACTCTCGATGAAATTGGACAAATCGGTGTGGTCAGCAAGCACCTCAAGTCCAACGTAGCCGCCGCCACCGCTTTGGCGAGAGCCGCCGGCGTTGAGTCAGATCAAATAAGATCAGCCCTCACTTCATTCAAGTTGGCTCCGCACCGAATTCAGTTGGTTGCTCGGGTTTCAGGAGTCGACTTCATAGATGACTCAAAGGCAACCAACGCTCATGCGGCTGCAGCCTCCCTGGCCGCGTTTGACTCAGTGGTTTGGATTGTTGGCGGTTTGCTCAAGGGGGTCGATCCAAAGCCACTAGTTCAGGAATTCGGTTCCAAACTCCGCGGGGCGGTGGTGATCGGAAAAGACACGCAAATCCTAGAAGCCTTGTTTGCTGAGGTTTTACCGATGCTTCCAGTTAGGGTCATCTCGGGAGCGGATGTCATGATTGAAGCGGTAGAAGCGGCAGCCTCGCTGGCGCAGGCGGGAGACACTGTTTTGCTTGCCCCAGCCGCAGCGTCCATGGATCAGTTTGTCGACTACGCGGATCGTGGGTTGAAGTTTCAGGCTGAGGTTAGAAAGCTAGCCGGCTCATGA
- the murG gene encoding undecaprenyldiphospho-muramoylpentapeptide beta-N-acetylglucosaminyltransferase, giving the protein MTRFLLAGGGTAGHVNPMLALAQSLRGLDHHVVTLGTKEGLESRLVPERGFELLTIARLPFPRRLTLAALVFPIRFLVATTEVLGMIRRHRIDAVVGFGGYASAPAYVAAFLARKPLVIHEANALAGIANRLGAKLTKHVAVAFPNSNLGEAAITGMPIRPEIVQSAIGYDQGQARIELGLDPVLPTLLVTGGSLGAKSINETVIASLDQLSAAGIQVLHIVGDRAGLEPVATKGYVRMNYCDRMDVAIAASTLAISRAGSSTVSEFAACGLPAIYVPYPVGNGEQRFNALTVVEAGGGKIVSDADFTPDYVLSDVVPVISHRATIEQMAKAAKSVGIPDATERLRELVLDAVNTNNRD; this is encoded by the coding sequence ATGACCCGCTTTTTGCTGGCCGGGGGCGGCACCGCCGGCCACGTAAATCCTATGCTCGCCCTCGCACAGTCACTCCGAGGCCTGGATCACCACGTCGTCACGCTGGGAACCAAGGAGGGTCTGGAATCTCGATTGGTCCCCGAACGCGGTTTCGAGCTCTTGACCATTGCTAGGTTGCCTTTTCCTCGCCGGCTAACCCTCGCGGCTCTAGTTTTTCCTATTCGTTTTCTGGTTGCCACGACTGAGGTTTTGGGGATGATCCGCAGACACCGAATTGATGCTGTGGTGGGTTTTGGTGGCTACGCTTCGGCTCCGGCCTATGTTGCGGCTTTTCTAGCTCGCAAGCCGCTGGTGATTCACGAGGCCAATGCGCTTGCTGGAATCGCCAATCGGCTTGGTGCCAAGCTCACCAAGCACGTGGCGGTTGCTTTCCCGAACAGCAACTTGGGAGAGGCGGCAATTACGGGCATGCCAATTCGCCCGGAGATTGTTCAGTCTGCCATCGGGTATGACCAGGGCCAGGCCAGAATCGAATTGGGTTTGGACCCGGTCCTGCCAACGCTTTTAGTGACCGGCGGATCGCTCGGCGCAAAAAGTATCAACGAAACAGTCATTGCCTCACTTGATCAACTTTCTGCAGCCGGCATACAGGTCTTGCACATTGTGGGGGATCGCGCTGGCCTTGAGCCGGTTGCAACCAAGGGCTACGTCCGGATGAATTATTGCGACCGGATGGATGTCGCGATTGCGGCCAGCACATTGGCCATTTCTCGTGCAGGTAGCAGCACAGTGAGTGAATTTGCCGCATGTGGGCTACCCGCGATTTACGTGCCCTACCCGGTTGGGAACGGAGAGCAGCGCTTCAATGCACTGACCGTCGTTGAAGCTGGAGGTGGAAAAATTGTGAGCGATGCCGATTTCACCCCGGATTACGTTCTTTCAGATGTGGTGCCGGTCATTAGTCACAGAGCCACCATTGAGCAAATGGCAAAGGCTGCCAAATCGGTGGGAATTCCAGATGCCACAGAGAGGCTGCGCGAGCTTGTGCTCGATGCGGTGAATACTAATAACCGTGATTAA
- the murC gene encoding UDP-N-acetylmuramate--L-alanine ligase, whose protein sequence is MIKPDYTQPIPDDLGTVHFIGIGGSGMSGIARLTLGMGHKVTGSDLRDTANVKALRDLGAEIDIGHAAENLGNPDTVVVTSALWPTNPELLLAQERGLPILHRSALLAHLASRGRLIAVAGAHGKTTSTGMVITALNRLGADPSFVNGGVIQELGASADFGSGEFFVIEADESDSSFLHYKTDVALITNVDPDHLDHFGSLEAFEGEFVKFADSAESLVVISSDDPGATRVRSRLTHANVLSFGTAGSANVRVVALDSSGPKVSFKLQFGDLEHQMELSVPGHHNALNAAGAVAVLVGLGFDFAQACDAVQPFSGTQRRFELHGQVRGVRVYDDFAHHPTEVAAALQGARAVVGEGKLITVFQPHLYSRTRIFQQEFAEVLAMSDQVVCLDIYAAREDPEPGVTGALIADRFADQSRMHYVPNWDDAPAVAARLASSGDFIITMGCGDVYRMVPQLLAALEE, encoded by the coding sequence GTGATTAAGCCTGACTATACCCAGCCCATTCCCGACGACCTTGGAACAGTTCATTTCATTGGAATTGGCGGAAGCGGGATGTCTGGCATTGCCAGGTTGACACTAGGTATGGGCCACAAGGTTACGGGCTCTGACCTCCGAGACACGGCTAACGTAAAGGCCCTGAGGGATCTCGGGGCTGAGATTGACATTGGCCATGCGGCAGAAAATCTTGGCAATCCGGACACCGTTGTGGTCACAAGCGCTCTGTGGCCAACTAATCCTGAGCTGCTGTTGGCCCAGGAGCGTGGGTTACCGATTCTGCACCGCTCTGCCCTGTTGGCTCACCTTGCCTCGCGTGGTCGCTTGATTGCGGTTGCGGGGGCTCACGGCAAGACCACTTCCACCGGAATGGTTATTACGGCTTTGAATCGCCTTGGTGCTGACCCGAGCTTTGTCAACGGGGGAGTGATCCAGGAGCTTGGCGCATCTGCTGATTTTGGCAGCGGAGAATTTTTTGTGATTGAGGCCGATGAGTCTGACAGTTCTTTCCTGCACTACAAAACCGATGTAGCGCTAATTACCAATGTCGACCCAGATCACCTAGACCACTTTGGCTCTCTTGAAGCGTTCGAGGGCGAATTTGTGAAGTTTGCCGACTCGGCAGAGTCCTTGGTCGTAATTTCGTCTGACGATCCTGGCGCCACCAGGGTTCGTTCACGTCTCACTCATGCCAACGTTCTAAGTTTTGGTACTGCTGGGTCTGCGAACGTGAGAGTTGTGGCTTTGGACAGCTCGGGCCCTAAGGTCTCATTCAAGTTGCAGTTTGGGGACCTTGAACACCAGATGGAACTGAGTGTCCCCGGTCACCACAACGCCCTGAATGCCGCTGGTGCTGTAGCCGTCTTGGTTGGCTTGGGGTTTGATTTTGCCCAGGCCTGCGATGCCGTACAGCCCTTCTCCGGCACGCAGCGGAGATTTGAGCTGCACGGTCAGGTGCGGGGAGTACGGGTTTACGACGACTTTGCGCATCACCCGACCGAGGTAGCCGCAGCCTTACAGGGGGCCAGGGCCGTGGTCGGTGAGGGCAAGCTGATTACAGTTTTTCAGCCACACCTTTACTCCAGAACGAGGATATTCCAGCAGGAATTTGCCGAGGTTCTAGCGATGAGTGACCAGGTGGTATGCCTGGATATCTACGCGGCTCGTGAAGATCCGGAACCTGGGGTCACCGGCGCACTGATTGCCGACCGCTTTGCCGATCAATCTCGGATGCACTACGTGCCAAATTGGGATGATGCTCCTGCGGTCGCGGCCAGACTTGCTTCTTCCGGAGATTTCATCATCACCATGGGTTGCGGTGATGTCTACCGAATGGTTCCGCAGTTGCTTGCCGCGCTGGAGGAATAG